One window of the Chryseotalea sp. WA131a genome contains the following:
- a CDS encoding PD40 domain-containing protein yields MKLVAVVGFISLFFLFSFTDSNVTSTSPEDSVHYSKEKHFKNLRQLTFGGDNAEAYWSFDSKMVSFQSNNKAWGLNCDQIFYMPIEGMNLQHGVTKPQLISTGQGRTTCSFFLPGNKSILYASTHLGGKDCPKDVERTPGGKYLWPIYDSYDIFVADKNGKIVKQLTNTPGYDAEATVSPKGDKIVFTSTRNGDLDLYTMDINGKNVKQITHEIGYDGGAFFSPDGKKIVFRASRFTTEAAKKEYLDYLKQGLVAPTEMEIFVCNADGSDLKQITKLGKANWAPFYHPAGKKIIFSSNHKGKRGFEFNLFMINEDGTGLEQISYDKVFDSFPMFSPDGKKIIFSSNRNNGGTRNTNLFVADWVE; encoded by the coding sequence ATGAAATTAGTTGCCGTTGTTGGATTTATCTCCTTGTTTTTCCTTTTCTCATTTACGGATTCTAATGTAACTTCGACAAGTCCTGAGGACTCCGTTCATTACTCCAAAGAGAAGCACTTTAAAAATCTACGCCAACTTACTTTTGGAGGCGACAATGCCGAGGCGTATTGGAGCTTTGACAGTAAAATGGTGAGCTTTCAATCCAACAATAAAGCGTGGGGTTTAAACTGCGACCAGATTTTTTATATGCCCATCGAGGGAATGAACTTGCAACATGGTGTAACCAAGCCGCAACTCATTAGCACAGGGCAGGGGAGAACCACTTGCTCTTTTTTCCTTCCTGGAAATAAGTCCATTTTATATGCCTCTACTCACTTGGGTGGAAAAGATTGCCCAAAAGATGTAGAGCGCACGCCCGGTGGAAAATACCTATGGCCCATTTATGATTCGTATGATATTTTTGTGGCCGATAAAAATGGTAAAATCGTCAAGCAACTGACCAACACACCTGGCTATGATGCCGAGGCAACCGTTTCACCCAAAGGAGATAAGATTGTGTTCACCTCCACTCGCAATGGCGATTTAGATTTGTACACCATGGATATCAACGGAAAAAACGTGAAGCAAATCACCCATGAGATTGGTTACGATGGCGGAGCTTTCTTTTCACCCGATGGAAAGAAAATTGTTTTCCGGGCCTCACGATTTACCACCGAAGCAGCCAAAAAAGAATACCTTGATTACCTGAAGCAAGGGCTGGTAGCACCCACGGAAATGGAAATATTTGTTTGCAATGCCGATGGATCAGACTTAAAGCAAATTACCAAATTGGGTAAAGCCAATTGGGCACCTTTCTATCACCCAGCAGGAAAGAAAATTATATTTAGTTCAAACCACAAAGGCAAAAGAGGTTTTGAGTTCAATCTTTTCATGATAAATGAAGATGGCACTGGCCTTGAGCAAATCTCGTATGACAAAGTATTTGATTCCTTCCCGATGTTCTCGCCTGATGGAAAGAAAATCATTTTCTCGTCCAACCGAAACAACGGAGGAACACGAAACACCAATTTATTTGTAGCGGATTGGGTGGAGTAA
- a CDS encoding NUDIX hydrolase codes for MQNSWKTLRTEDIYENPWIKLEQHQVLNPAGGKGIYGKVHFKNKAIGIVALDEDDNTWLVGQHRYALNEWSWEIPEGGGPIGNDVLESAQRELKEETGLEAASWVMILRAHLSNSVSDEEGFVFLAEGLKQGKSNLEETEADMKVWKLPFKEALQMVMDGKITDSLSVMGILKVALLRK; via the coding sequence ATGCAAAACTCTTGGAAGACCTTACGTACAGAAGACATCTACGAAAATCCGTGGATAAAATTGGAGCAGCATCAAGTCCTGAACCCTGCTGGAGGCAAAGGCATTTATGGAAAAGTGCATTTCAAAAATAAAGCCATTGGCATTGTAGCATTGGACGAAGACGACAACACGTGGTTGGTGGGGCAGCATCGCTATGCGTTAAACGAATGGAGCTGGGAAATACCCGAAGGTGGCGGCCCCATTGGCAACGATGTATTAGAATCGGCCCAGCGCGAACTGAAAGAAGAAACCGGATTGGAAGCTGCGAGCTGGGTAATGATTTTACGCGCACACTTGTCCAACTCCGTATCAGACGAAGAAGGTTTTGTTTTTTTGGCCGAAGGATTGAAGCAAGGCAAATCAAATTTAGAAGAAACGGAGGCAGATATGAAGGTGTGGAAACTCCCATTCAAAGAAGCCTTGCAAATGGTGATGGATGGAAAAATCACCGATAGTTTAAGTGTGATGGGCATTTTAAAAGTAGCTTTACTGCGCAAGTAA
- a CDS encoding NRDE family protein, protein MCLIFFAVQKHPTYKLIIAANRDEFYNRKTVPADFWEDHPAIVGGRDLEARRPDGSCGTWMAMNRNGRVAMVTNYRDPKNIDPHAPSRGHLVSDYLEGAEEPETYLQQIESNRLRYNGYNLVVGNVNELWYLSNYQNEIMQLANGLHGLSNHLLDTPWPKVRRGKEKFGQELTSNDLSANTLFNFLYDTEQADDSQLPDTGIGLERERILSSMFIKTNGYGTRCSTVVMVDKQNIVEYTERVYDLNTFEFEDRTFRFQAD, encoded by the coding sequence ATGTGCCTCATTTTTTTTGCAGTTCAGAAACATCCAACATATAAACTAATCATTGCAGCCAACCGCGATGAGTTTTACAATCGCAAAACAGTACCTGCCGATTTTTGGGAAGACCACCCCGCGATAGTGGGCGGCAGAGACTTGGAGGCACGCAGGCCTGATGGAAGCTGCGGCACGTGGATGGCCATGAATAGAAATGGTAGAGTGGCAATGGTAACAAACTACCGCGACCCCAAAAACATTGACCCACATGCACCTTCGCGTGGGCATTTGGTGTCAGATTATTTAGAAGGGGCAGAAGAACCAGAAACTTATTTGCAGCAAATTGAGTCTAACAGACTTCGATACAACGGTTACAATTTGGTGGTTGGCAATGTAAATGAGCTTTGGTATTTGAGCAATTACCAAAACGAGATAATGCAACTTGCCAACGGGCTGCACGGGTTGAGCAATCATTTGCTTGATACACCATGGCCTAAGGTAAGGCGAGGAAAAGAAAAATTTGGCCAAGAGTTAACTTCAAATGATTTATCGGCAAATACACTTTTTAATTTTTTGTACGATACCGAGCAAGCGGATGACAGCCAATTGCCCGATACGGGAATTGGGCTGGAGCGTGAGAGGATCTTGTCATCCATGTTCATCAAAACCAATGGCTATGGCACGCGATGCTCTACGGTGGTGATGGTCGATAAACAAAATATTGTGGAATACACGGAGCGAGTGTATGATTTGAATACATTTGAGTTTGAGGACAGAACATTTAGGTTTCAAGCGGATTGA
- a CDS encoding ribonuclease HII — MLKSSYTKEKIEAGCDEVGRGCLAGPVVGAAVILPKNFKHKLLNDSKQLKKADRDHLQDEIKQAALAWAVAEVSHQEIDEINILNASFKAMHLALDRLNVKPELLLIDGNRFSPYQEVEYRCIIKGDAKYLSIAAASVLAKTYRDELMEKLANEFPGYGWATNVGYPTLEHRNGIRTLGITPYHRKSFQLLPSQLELFG; from the coding sequence ATGCTCAAGTCAAGTTATACCAAAGAAAAGATAGAAGCTGGCTGCGATGAAGTAGGCCGCGGATGTTTGGCAGGGCCAGTGGTGGGGGCTGCGGTTATCTTGCCAAAAAATTTTAAGCATAAATTGCTCAATGACTCCAAGCAATTGAAGAAAGCCGACCGCGACCATTTGCAAGATGAAATCAAACAAGCTGCCCTGGCTTGGGCCGTGGCCGAAGTAAGCCATCAAGAAATAGATGAAATCAATATTTTGAATGCCTCTTTTAAGGCGATGCACTTGGCGTTGGATAGGCTAAACGTGAAACCCGAATTACTGTTGATAGATGGCAATCGTTTCAGTCCGTATCAGGAAGTAGAATATCGATGCATCATTAAAGGCGATGCCAAGTATTTGTCCATTGCGGCAGCGTCTGTCTTGGCCAAAACCTATCGCGATGAGTTGATGGAAAAATTGGCAAACGAATTTCCCGGCTACGGATGGGCCACCAACGTGGGTTATCCCACGCTGGAACATCGCAACGGAATAAGAACTTTGGGCATTACCCCTTACCACCGAAAATCGTTTCAACTATTGCCTTCACAATTAGAATTATTTGGGTAA
- a CDS encoding NAD(P)H-hydrate dehydratase, which yields MQKILTSSQTKLLDQYTIEQEAIASIDLMERACSSFAQWFVTKFRATEKIAVVCGTGNNGGDGLGIARMLCEWSYPLEVFIIRGSSAETADFKINLERLPLKVKCINVTESTQLDFGKTEVIIDAIFGSGLSRPAEGIYATAIESINQAKAIKVAVDIPSGLSADRPSTGAIVQAQFTVSFQLPKLAFFFPQYADNVGEWVVVDIGLSQTFLKEVEAHHFYVTEKSVKKLVRARKRFSHKGNFGHALLIGGSKGKMGAAVLSARAAMRSGLGLLTVHSPACGLEVLQTSVPEAMVEVDSNENHFSTLPDSFDYEAIGVGPGLGKHLDSAKAFSSLLKKYQHRMVIDADALNILSENREFLQLVPKGSILTPHPKEFERLVGAWANDFQRLEKQKELAAQLQSIIVLKGAFTSVVDEKGNAYFNPSGNPGMATGGSGDVLTGILVGLMAQGFSSIEAAILGVYLHGLAGDLAAYEVGMDSLMASDLIKYLPTAFKRIAK from the coding sequence ATGCAAAAAATTCTCACTTCTTCCCAAACCAAACTCCTCGATCAATACACCATCGAGCAAGAGGCTATAGCCTCAATTGATCTGATGGAGCGTGCATGCAGTTCTTTTGCCCAGTGGTTTGTAACCAAATTCCGGGCAACCGAAAAAATCGCTGTGGTGTGTGGCACAGGCAACAATGGTGGCGATGGCCTGGGCATCGCACGGATGTTGTGCGAATGGAGTTATCCCCTAGAGGTTTTCATTATCCGAGGTTCCTCTGCCGAGACGGCTGACTTCAAAATCAACTTAGAACGATTGCCTTTAAAAGTAAAGTGCATCAACGTAACGGAAAGCACACAACTGGATTTTGGTAAAACCGAGGTGATCATCGATGCGATTTTTGGCTCAGGCCTGTCTCGCCCGGCAGAAGGGATTTATGCTACTGCGATTGAATCGATCAATCAAGCCAAAGCAATAAAAGTCGCGGTAGATATTCCTTCCGGATTGTCTGCTGATCGTCCTTCCACAGGCGCAATTGTTCAAGCACAATTCACGGTTTCGTTTCAGTTGCCAAAACTTGCCTTCTTTTTTCCGCAGTACGCTGATAATGTGGGTGAGTGGGTTGTGGTGGATATTGGCCTGAGCCAAACTTTTTTGAAGGAAGTTGAAGCACATCATTTTTATGTGACTGAAAAATCGGTGAAAAAACTGGTTCGTGCACGCAAACGATTTTCGCACAAAGGCAATTTCGGTCATGCCCTGCTGATTGGCGGATCGAAAGGAAAAATGGGAGCGGCTGTGTTGAGCGCGCGCGCGGCCATGCGTTCGGGGCTCGGTCTGTTAACTGTTCATTCACCGGCTTGCGGGCTGGAGGTATTGCAAACTTCTGTGCCAGAGGCAATGGTCGAAGTGGACTCTAACGAAAATCACTTTTCAACTTTGCCAGACAGCTTTGATTACGAAGCAATTGGCGTTGGCCCTGGGTTGGGCAAACACCTTGATTCTGCAAAAGCTTTTTCCAGCTTGTTGAAAAAATACCAACACCGCATGGTAATCGATGCCGATGCGCTTAATATCCTTTCTGAGAACCGCGAGTTCTTACAGCTTGTCCCGAAAGGAAGCATCTTAACTCCCCACCCAAAAGAATTTGAACGGTTGGTGGGCGCATGGGCTAATGATTTTCAACGATTGGAGAAGCAAAAGGAGTTGGCGGCTCAATTGCAGTCGATTATTGTGTTAAAAGGGGCATTTACTTCTGTTGTTGATGAGAAGGGTAATGCGTACTTCAACCCCTCCGGCAACCCCGGCATGGCAACGGGTGGCAGCGGAGATGTGCTGACCGGAATTCTGGTTGGCTTGATGGCGCAAGGATTCTCGTCAATTGAGGCGGCCATTTTGGGTGTTTACCTGCATGGCCTTGCGGGTGATTTGGCGGCCTATGAGGTGGGCATGGATTCGCTGATGGCGTCTGATTTGATAAAATATCTACCAACGGCATTCAAACGAATTGCAAAATAA
- a CDS encoding MATE family efflux transporter, producing MTLSNYRAEARTSFLLAYPVMISMLGQVMTGVADSVMIGWTGATPLAAASLANSFFGVLLFFGIGVSYAITPLVAEADGANEPQKIIDTIRHGLIINLSVGLVLTLLVVFGQRTLYHIGQPVDVVKLAIPYLLIVTYSIIPTMVFQTFRQFAEGMQRTRVAMVIMIGCNFLNIFLNYVLIYGIWIFPELGMNGAGWATFISRVAMAVWMGMYVYRAKRFANYRAGFAFGNYSKALLNKMLHIGLPAGAQFIFEAAAFGFSAIMMGWIGTAPLAAHQIAINLATISYMTTSGLGAAATIRVGIFFGQRDRNAIRTAGFTLIGLGLFIMLLWGILFIVGKHFLPSLYIDDDLVLQTVAPLMIIAGFFQLSDGTQVVCAGALRGLQDVKIPSLLIFIAYWIIALPIGYTLAFKFNYGAEGIWYGLLIGLTLTASAMVWRFHWLSNKMV from the coding sequence ATGACTCTTTCCAACTACCGGGCAGAAGCTCGCACCAGTTTTTTGTTGGCCTATCCTGTCATGATTAGCATGCTCGGTCAAGTGATGACGGGCGTTGCCGATAGCGTAATGATTGGTTGGACAGGTGCCACTCCCCTCGCGGCTGCCTCTCTCGCAAATAGTTTCTTTGGTGTGCTTTTGTTCTTTGGAATTGGTGTAAGTTATGCCATCACGCCATTGGTAGCTGAAGCCGATGGTGCAAATGAGCCACAAAAAATTATCGATACCATTCGTCATGGCTTAATCATTAATCTAAGTGTCGGCTTGGTCCTCACCTTGTTGGTCGTATTTGGCCAGCGTACACTTTACCACATTGGGCAACCAGTCGATGTAGTGAAGTTGGCTATTCCTTATTTGCTTATCGTTACCTATTCGATTATCCCTACCATGGTGTTTCAAACCTTTCGGCAATTTGCAGAAGGAATGCAACGCACTCGCGTGGCGATGGTGATAATGATTGGCTGTAACTTTTTGAACATTTTCTTGAACTACGTATTGATTTACGGAATCTGGATCTTTCCTGAACTTGGAATGAACGGTGCAGGTTGGGCCACTTTTATTTCGCGTGTGGCCATGGCCGTTTGGATGGGCATGTATGTGTACCGCGCCAAGCGATTTGCCAACTACCGAGCTGGTTTTGCGTTTGGAAATTATTCGAAAGCATTGCTGAACAAAATGCTGCACATTGGTTTGCCCGCTGGTGCACAATTTATTTTCGAAGCTGCTGCCTTTGGGTTCTCGGCCATTATGATGGGATGGATTGGAACCGCACCACTGGCTGCCCATCAAATTGCTATCAACTTGGCTACCATCAGCTACATGACCACTTCGGGATTGGGTGCTGCCGCTACGATACGCGTTGGGATATTTTTTGGACAGCGCGACCGGAATGCCATACGAACCGCAGGGTTTACCCTCATTGGTCTCGGTCTTTTTATCATGCTGCTGTGGGGGATTTTGTTTATTGTCGGCAAGCATTTTTTGCCGTCTCTATATATTGACGATGATTTGGTGCTACAAACCGTAGCACCACTCATGATTATCGCTGGGTTCTTTCAACTCTCCGATGGCACGCAGGTGGTGTGTGCCGGTGCGTTGCGCGGATTGCAAGATGTAAAAATTCCATCGCTGTTGATTTTTATTGCTTACTGGATTATCGCTTTACCCATTGGGTACACATTGGCATTCAAATTTAATTACGGGGCGGAAGGAATTTGGTACGGGTTGTTGATTGGACTTACCTTAACAGCAAGTGCCATGGTGTGGAGGTTTCATTGGTTGAGTAACAAGATGGTGTAA
- a CDS encoding Lrp/AsnC ligand binding domain-containing protein has translation MPKNYELDNIDLKILELLMQDAKRPYTEVAKKVNVSQGTVHVRMTKMEEAGIIDKTSLRINYANIGYDITAFIGIYLEKSALYEKVLTKLKDIPEIVNIHYTTGNYSMFLKIHCRDTNHLKEVLHDKMQQVEGIERTETMISLEESLDRNLRLLLPSK, from the coding sequence ATGCCTAAAAATTACGAACTTGATAATATCGATTTGAAGATATTGGAACTGCTCATGCAAGATGCCAAACGACCGTATACGGAAGTGGCCAAGAAAGTGAATGTATCGCAAGGGACCGTGCATGTGCGAATGACGAAGATGGAGGAGGCTGGAATCATTGACAAAACCTCCCTGAGAATTAACTATGCCAATATAGGTTATGACATCACTGCATTTATTGGTATCTATCTAGAAAAGAGTGCTTTATACGAAAAAGTATTGACCAAACTCAAAGATATTCCTGAGATTGTAAACATCCATTATACTACAGGCAACTACTCCATGTTCTTAAAAATCCATTGTCGCGATACCAATCACCTGAAAGAAGTTCTACACGATAAAATGCAACAAGTAGAAGGAATTGAACGCACCGAGACAATGATATCACTAGAGGAAAGCTTGGATAGGAACTTGCGCCTCTTACTTCCTTCAAAATAG
- a CDS encoding AMP-binding protein, which yields MTKDFPWFKAYPVGTPHELASYEYSSLVELFETAAKKFSNRIAFENLGGKITYAEVDRLSTHFAAYLQNELGLKKGERIAIQMPNLLQFPIAMIGSLKAGLIVVNTNPLYTPREMEHQFKDAGISAIVIVANFAHSLEQIRERVPAKHIIVTQMGDMLGLVKGAIVNFVVKNVKKLVPAYHIPNTISFKSALAKGAGLTLKKPAIDIEDVAVLQYTGGTTGISKGAQLSHRNIIAHNMMITHWFKPLIDTNEQQVVITALPLYHIFALTVNGVLMYTQGLRNVLITNPRDLPGFIKEIKKYQFSIITGVNTLFNGLIHNPDFAACDFSKLKGAVGGGMAVQDAVAIRWQEITKSPLVEGYGLSETSPVLCCNPLTGGHKRGTIGIPMPSTEVAIFDDDGKQVNQGETGEICARGPQVMRGYWEKDNEGVFFPGGWFRTGDIGLMDTEGYFKIVDRKKDMIKVSGFNVFPNEIENVMAGHPKVLEVAAIGVPDAKSGEVIKVFIVKKDQSLTEEELKKFCHENLTNYKVPKYFEFRTELPKTNVGKILRRTLKEEEAKKAA from the coding sequence ATGACAAAAGATTTTCCTTGGTTTAAGGCCTATCCTGTAGGGACACCCCATGAGTTAGCATCTTATGAGTATTCCTCTTTGGTTGAATTGTTTGAAACGGCTGCTAAAAAATTCAGCAACCGTATAGCTTTTGAGAATTTGGGAGGAAAGATAACGTATGCCGAAGTGGATCGGCTCTCTACCCATTTTGCTGCCTATCTTCAAAACGAATTGGGTTTAAAGAAAGGTGAACGAATTGCCATACAAATGCCCAACCTATTGCAGTTTCCAATTGCCATGATTGGCTCGCTCAAAGCGGGATTGATTGTGGTGAACACCAACCCGCTCTACACTCCACGTGAAATGGAGCACCAATTTAAAGATGCGGGCATTTCTGCCATTGTTATTGTTGCCAACTTTGCTCATAGCTTAGAACAAATTAGGGAGCGTGTTCCTGCCAAGCACATCATTGTCACTCAAATGGGCGATATGCTCGGATTGGTGAAGGGTGCAATCGTAAATTTTGTAGTGAAGAATGTAAAGAAGCTTGTGCCAGCCTACCATATCCCAAACACAATTTCATTCAAGTCGGCATTAGCGAAAGGAGCTGGCCTCACGCTAAAAAAACCAGCTATCGATATTGAAGACGTGGCCGTACTGCAATACACCGGAGGCACCACAGGCATATCAAAAGGAGCGCAGCTCTCGCATCGCAATATCATTGCGCATAATATGATGATTACCCATTGGTTCAAGCCCTTGATTGATACGAATGAACAACAAGTGGTCATTACTGCGTTGCCGCTGTACCATATCTTTGCCCTTACGGTGAATGGAGTGCTAATGTACACGCAGGGTCTGCGCAATGTATTGATTACCAACCCGCGCGACTTGCCAGGGTTTATAAAGGAAATTAAGAAATACCAATTCTCGATTATCACAGGTGTGAATACACTCTTCAACGGATTGATTCACAATCCTGATTTTGCTGCGTGTGATTTTTCAAAATTGAAAGGGGCAGTAGGCGGTGGTATGGCCGTGCAAGATGCTGTAGCCATTCGCTGGCAAGAGATTACGAAAAGCCCGTTAGTAGAAGGGTATGGATTAAGTGAAACATCTCCAGTACTTTGTTGCAATCCTTTAACGGGTGGTCATAAGCGCGGAACTATTGGCATCCCTATGCCAAGCACGGAAGTGGCAATTTTTGATGATGATGGAAAACAAGTAAACCAAGGAGAGACCGGGGAGATTTGTGCACGCGGCCCACAAGTAATGCGCGGCTATTGGGAAAAAGACAATGAAGGAGTATTCTTTCCGGGGGGCTGGTTTCGCACGGGTGATATTGGCTTGATGGATACAGAAGGCTATTTCAAAATCGTGGACAGAAAAAAGGATATGATTAAAGTCTCTGGCTTTAACGTGTTCCCCAACGAAATTGAAAATGTAATGGCGGGTCACCCCAAGGTATTGGAGGTGGCAGCCATTGGCGTGCCAGATGCCAAGTCGGGTGAAGTGATTAAAGTTTTTATTGTGAAGAAAGACCAAAGCCTTACGGAAGAAGAGCTTAAAAAATTCTGTCACGAAAACCTGACGAACTATAAGGTGCCCAAGTATTTTGAGTTTCGCACAGAATTGCCAAAGACAAATGTGGGCAAAATCTTAAGAAGGACATTGAAAGAAGAGGAAGCCAAGAAAGCAGCTTGA